In Methanolobus chelungpuianus, a genomic segment contains:
- the mcrB gene encoding coenzyme-B sulfoethylthiotransferase subunit beta — MSDKIDIYDDRGKLLESGVDLMDIAPTRNAAIQNIIKDTKRTVAVNLAGIEKALESGKMGGLGRKILGRELKYDVVANASAIQDAVKKFVMAKEGDDTQVKVLAGGKQLLVQVPSVRALVGADYVSASTVTGAAVVQAIIDMYKTDMFDAPIVKSAVWGSYPQTMDMMGGNIASILSIPQNNEGLGYSLRNITTNHIAAITGKKAMNAAALSSIFEQVGMYEMGNAVGPFERHQLLGLAYQGLNAGNFVYEIVKENGKNGTIGTVVQSTVEKALEAGIISVDKTAPSGYKFYKANDVSMWNACAAVGQLAATMVNCGAGRAAQNVSSTLLYFNDILEKETGLPGCDMGRAQGTAVGFSFFSHSIYGGGGPGIFNGNHVVTRHSRGFAIPCVCAAVSLDAGTQMFSVEKTSALVGSVFGSIPEFKEPIKAVAGAL; from the coding sequence GTGTCTGATAAAATAGACATTTACGACGATAGAGGTAAATTGCTGGAAAGTGGTGTCGATCTTATGGATATTGCGCCAACAAGGAATGCAGCAATTCAAAACATCATTAAAGACACCAAGAGAACCGTTGCAGTCAACCTTGCCGGTATCGAGAAGGCTCTCGAGAGCGGAAAGATGGGCGGCCTCGGACGTAAGATCCTTGGAAGAGAACTCAAGTACGATGTCGTTGCCAATGCAAGCGCAATCCAGGATGCTGTCAAGAAATTCGTGATGGCAAAAGAAGGCGATGACACTCAGGTAAAGGTGCTCGCAGGCGGAAAGCAGCTCCTTGTACAGGTACCAAGCGTAAGGGCACTTGTAGGCGCTGACTATGTATCTGCAAGCACTGTGACCGGTGCAGCAGTCGTTCAGGCAATCATCGACATGTACAAGACCGATATGTTCGATGCACCAATCGTCAAGTCCGCTGTATGGGGAAGCTACCCGCAGACCATGGACATGATGGGCGGAAACATTGCATCAATCCTCAGTATCCCACAGAACAACGAAGGTCTCGGATACTCCCTGAGGAACATCACCACCAACCACATCGCAGCCATCACCGGCAAGAAGGCAATGAATGCAGCAGCACTCTCATCCATCTTCGAGCAGGTAGGCATGTACGAGATGGGTAACGCTGTCGGTCCTTTCGAGAGGCACCAGTTACTTGGTCTTGCATACCAGGGTCTCAACGCAGGCAACTTCGTCTACGAGATCGTCAAGGAGAACGGTAAGAACGGTACAATCGGTACTGTCGTCCAGTCAACAGTCGAGAAGGCACTTGAGGCAGGTATCATCTCCGTTGACAAGACCGCACCATCCGGATACAAGTTCTACAAGGCAAATGACGTTTCCATGTGGAACGCATGTGCAGCAGTAGGACAGCTTGCAGCAACCATGGTAAACTGTGGTGCAGGCAGGGCGGCACAGAACGTTTCATCAACTCTCCTGTACTTCAACGACATCCTTGAGAAGGAAACAGGCCTTCCAGGCTGTGACATGGGAAGGGCACAGGGTACCGCAGTCGGATTCTCCTTCTTCAGCCACTCAATCTACGGCGGCGGCGGACCGGGTATCTTCAACGGTAACCACGTTGTGACCAGGCACTCCAGAGGTTTCGCAATTCCATGTGTTTGTGCAGCAGTATCACTTGATGCAGGCACACAGATGTTCTCAGTCGAGAAGACATCAGCACTCGTGGGCAGCGTGTTCGGATCAATACCAGAGTTCAAGGAGCCAATCAAGGCAGTAGCAGGAGCTCTCTAA
- the aroA gene encoding 3-phosphoshikimate 1-carboxyvinyltransferase, with product MKVSAGISRINGEVFAPSSKSYTHRAITIASLSEECIVYRPLLSADTLATVRACEAFGARIEKQHDRLVVHGFRGKLNVPDNVIDVANSGTTLRFMTAISALAKGSTVLTGDSSIRTRPNKPLLEVLNDLGVEAFSTRGNGCAPLVVRGGFNGGNATIDGSISSQFISALLIASPLTGRDTTISIRGDLKSRPYVDVTIEMLRQAGVEIITKENGSISFVIPANQVYDLREYTVPGDFSSASYLLATAAMTGSTVFVKNLFPSKQGDVEIIDVLRRMGADITWDMEEGTVKITGKGKLEAITFDAGATPDLVPTVAVLAACAEGVTHIKNAEHVRYKETDRLHAMAVELAKMGISVKEERDSLTITGGKLQGAEVHGWHDHRIVMSLTIAGMVAGDTTVDTVESVDISYPGFFDDMKRLGANLSMLEG from the coding sequence ATGAAAGTATCTGCCGGCATCTCCAGGATCAATGGTGAAGTATTTGCACCGTCTTCAAAAAGCTATACACACAGGGCCATCACTATAGCCTCACTCTCGGAAGAATGTATCGTCTACAGGCCACTTCTGTCAGCTGACACGCTTGCAACGGTCAGGGCCTGCGAGGCCTTTGGTGCACGCATTGAGAAGCAGCATGACAGGCTGGTGGTCCACGGGTTCCGGGGAAAGCTGAATGTGCCTGATAATGTTATAGACGTCGCCAACTCCGGCACGACGTTAAGGTTCATGACAGCCATCTCCGCACTGGCAAAAGGCAGCACAGTACTGACAGGTGATAGTTCCATCAGGACGCGTCCCAATAAACCTCTGCTCGAAGTGCTCAACGATCTGGGGGTTGAGGCATTCTCTACCCGTGGCAACGGGTGTGCACCTCTTGTGGTCCGCGGCGGGTTCAACGGCGGCAATGCCACGATAGACGGCTCCATCAGTTCCCAGTTCATCTCCGCCCTGCTCATAGCATCTCCCCTCACAGGAAGGGACACCACTATCTCGATAAGAGGCGATCTTAAGTCCAGGCCATACGTGGATGTCACCATAGAGATGCTCAGGCAGGCAGGCGTGGAAATAATCACGAAAGAGAACGGCAGTATCAGTTTCGTTATCCCCGCAAACCAGGTCTACGACCTCAGGGAGTACACCGTGCCGGGGGATTTCTCATCAGCCTCTTACCTTCTTGCAACCGCAGCCATGACGGGGTCCACAGTCTTTGTGAAGAACCTGTTCCCTTCAAAACAGGGAGACGTAGAAATAATTGACGTGCTCAGGCGTATGGGTGCCGACATAACATGGGACATGGAAGAAGGTACTGTGAAGATAACAGGAAAAGGAAAACTGGAAGCAATAACATTTGATGCAGGCGCCACTCCTGATCTTGTGCCGACCGTTGCGGTACTTGCTGCGTGCGCCGAAGGTGTCACCCATATCAAGAATGCCGAGCATGTGCGCTACAAGGAGACAGACAGGCTGCACGCCATGGCAGTGGAACTTGCAAAGATGGGTATCAGCGTAAAAGAAGAAAGGGACAGCCTCACCATTACAGGAGGAAAACTGCAGGGTGCCGAGGTGCACGGATGGCACGATCACAGGATAGTCATGTCACTTACAATAGCGGGCATGGTGGCAGGAGATACCACTGTCGATACGGTTGAGTCCGTGGACATATCCTATCCCGGATTCTTTGATGATATGAAAAGACTCGGGGCAAACCTGAGCATGCTTGAAGGGTGA
- a CDS encoding hydantoinase/oxoprolinase family protein, translated as MQYSLGIDAGGTFTDAVIVRDSDGVIVESAKVLTTYPDPIAGIKGVIDKLSPEYVKDVKLVSVSTTLSTNTILEDTGFPVGVILVGDYVIPKEGFPAKYYVRLSGGHTSNGEEAAPLDEEGVRKFAMEIKDHVAAFAVSSFFSNRNSEHELRVKKMIRDLTGLPVVCGHELSQEVGAYDRSITAYLNAQLLPITHKFIQSIMQDIRSRGIDASLLMLKCDGSVVGMEEALERPIESIFSGPAASLVGAAYLTGYDTCAMVDVGGTSTDVALIRNGIPELSDQGAVVGGWKTMVKAIRMETSATGGDSHVWVHDEKMFIGPRRVIPLCRAAVEYPGFMAKLQECKAPSRKLFCENVQPTKFFVRTASRPLELSRFEEEIYDAIQGVPVSYHELFIRLKKQPSVRSLDSLIQKRLVQAIAFTPTDALHVLGEFRLWDAQASRIGAERLSRFVKMAPEEFCSEVRRKVARNMAHDLISYLIEGIPESVVDRILSGENFTRFKIETPVVLLGGPVGAFREEMGRLIDAQIIVPEYSSVGNAVGALVGKGIKRVEILVKRDFAPITGEDVTLEELKTAKEVVKYFVFTPEGRYIFSEHLEAIDFAISTAKKIVADYMQSAGYSPGDVDIEVTRKELSIREGEEPVETKVIVVGVGTSRAVVEKDVIPDYMRKKAISSRKASEYSYSGK; from the coding sequence ATGCAATACAGTCTGGGAATAGATGCCGGTGGAACGTTTACAGACGCAGTTATCGTTCGTGATTCGGATGGCGTGATAGTGGAGTCTGCCAAGGTGCTCACCACATATCCTGACCCCATAGCCGGCATTAAAGGTGTCATTGATAAGCTGTCGCCCGAGTATGTGAAGGATGTCAAACTGGTTTCCGTCTCAACGACCCTGTCCACGAATACCATACTTGAGGATACGGGTTTTCCGGTGGGTGTGATTCTGGTAGGGGATTATGTCATCCCGAAGGAGGGTTTCCCTGCGAAGTACTACGTCCGGCTCAGCGGAGGGCACACCAGTAACGGCGAGGAGGCTGCGCCTCTTGACGAGGAAGGGGTCAGGAAGTTCGCAATGGAGATAAAGGACCATGTGGCCGCGTTTGCAGTATCCTCCTTCTTCAGTAACAGGAATTCCGAGCACGAGCTTCGGGTCAAGAAGATGATCCGTGACCTTACCGGCTTGCCTGTGGTATGCGGACACGAGCTCTCCCAGGAAGTGGGAGCATATGACCGCTCCATAACAGCCTATCTTAACGCACAACTGCTTCCTATCACGCACAAGTTCATCCAGTCCATCATGCAGGACATCCGTTCAAGAGGTATCGATGCCAGCCTCCTCATGCTCAAGTGTGACGGCTCGGTAGTAGGCATGGAGGAAGCCCTGGAAAGGCCCATAGAGTCTATCTTCTCGGGGCCGGCTGCCAGTCTTGTGGGCGCAGCCTATCTCACAGGATATGATACGTGCGCCATGGTGGATGTGGGAGGTACAAGCACCGACGTGGCGCTTATACGCAACGGCATCCCGGAGCTGAGCGACCAGGGAGCCGTCGTGGGCGGCTGGAAGACAATGGTAAAGGCCATCAGGATGGAAACATCTGCTACCGGCGGCGATAGCCATGTGTGGGTACACGATGAGAAGATGTTCATCGGTCCCAGGAGGGTAATTCCATTATGTCGCGCCGCAGTGGAGTACCCGGGTTTCATGGCCAAGCTCCAGGAGTGCAAGGCGCCTTCCCGGAAGCTGTTCTGTGAGAATGTACAGCCAACTAAGTTCTTCGTGAGGACGGCCAGCAGGCCTCTGGAGCTGAGCAGGTTCGAAGAGGAGATATACGATGCCATACAGGGCGTACCCGTATCCTACCACGAGCTCTTCATCAGGCTCAAGAAACAGCCCAGTGTCAGGTCGCTGGACAGCCTTATCCAGAAGCGCCTGGTGCAGGCCATTGCATTCACTCCCACAGATGCATTGCACGTGCTCGGCGAGTTCAGGCTATGGGATGCCCAGGCATCCAGGATAGGAGCTGAGAGGCTTTCCAGGTTTGTCAAAATGGCACCGGAGGAGTTCTGTTCCGAAGTGCGGCGCAAGGTTGCAAGGAACATGGCCCATGACCTGATATCCTATCTGATAGAGGGCATCCCGGAATCCGTGGTTGACAGGATACTGTCAGGTGAGAACTTCACACGTTTCAAGATCGAGACTCCTGTAGTGCTGCTTGGTGGCCCGGTGGGCGCTTTCAGGGAGGAGATGGGCAGGCTCATAGATGCGCAGATCATAGTCCCGGAATACTCAAGCGTCGGCAATGCAGTGGGTGCCCTCGTAGGTAAGGGCATCAAGCGGGTGGAGATACTTGTGAAGAGGGACTTCGCCCCTATAACAGGTGAGGATGTCACTCTAGAGGAACTGAAGACCGCGAAAGAGGTCGTGAAGTACTTTGTGTTCACGCCTGAAGGAAGGTACATCTTCTCCGAGCATCTGGAAGCCATTGATTTTGCGATCAGCACCGCGAAGAAAATAGTAGCCGACTACATGCAGTCAGCAGGATATTCTCCCGGTGACGTGGATATAGAAGTCACAAGGAAGGAACTTTCCATCAGGGAAGGAGAAGAGCCTGTTGAGACCAAGGTGATTGTTGTGGGTGTTGGAACATCAAGGGCGGTGGTCGAGAAGGATGTTATCCCTGACTATATGAGAAAGAAGGCTATCAGTTCACGCAAGGCCTCAGAGTATTCGTATTCAGGAAAATGA
- a CDS encoding PAS domain S-box protein encodes MHDKGTILDCNQSLAEMSEYTVGELTGMKGLLLIAEDFHDDVMKDILCCLEEPYEVMARVEARGRKGSTFISVIVDQKPDLR; translated from the coding sequence ATTCATGATAAGGGCACTATTCTTGACTGTAACCAGAGCCTTGCGGAAATGTCAGAGTATACTGTCGGGGAGCTGACAGGCATGAAAGGATTGCTGCTTATAGCAGAGGATTTTCATGATGATGTAATGAAAGATATATTATGCTGTCTCGAAGAACCATATGAAGTGATGGCTCGGGTGGAAGCCCGAGGAAGGAAAGGGAGCACTTTCATATCCGTTATTGTGGATCAGAAGCCTGATTTGCGTTGA
- a CDS encoding DUF488 family protein, with translation MVRKTKCYSIGYGNRSFNDFVWMLMQNGITNLVDIRRYPQSTFDEFNKESLEKSLPLHDIIYSHCEGVGGMRESPYVEYMGTDEFRSSFSKLLAYIARVNEAGGKVVLMCAEKSPKGCHRHYLSIKLEENGVEVIHLIEPGQVSLFDF, from the coding sequence ATGGTGCGAAAAACTAAATGCTACAGCATAGGATATGGCAACCGGTCCTTTAATGATTTTGTGTGGATGCTTATGCAGAACGGGATAACAAACCTTGTGGATATCAGGAGGTATCCACAGTCAACTTTTGATGAATTCAACAAGGAGTCTCTGGAAAAATCCCTTCCCCTGCACGATATAATCTACAGTCACTGCGAAGGTGTCGGGGGAATGCGTGAGTCTCCATATGTCGAATATATGGGCACCGACGAGTTCAGGAGTAGTTTTTCAAAGCTACTGGCATATATAGCCAGAGTTAACGAAGCCGGTGGAAAAGTAGTGCTCATGTGCGCGGAGAAAAGCCCAAAGGGATGCCACAGGCATTATCTTTCCATAAAGCTGGAAGAAAACGGAGTAGAGGTCATTCACCTGATCGAGCCCGGCCAGGTGAGCCTCTTTGACTTCTAA
- the mcrC gene encoding methyl-coenzyme M reductase I operon protein C has protein sequence MFDRETQVVDCRHGMGLGRGGGLAQRGTLSETGRADVIAIAMSPGRRHITKPVCELTYGMRREEIQVSVMVLNTGSGVPDTNMGSGSFGISPEEIAQINRHKVAVIHTGNIREHVVRKVKAILEEANVPAVVVCQTLVDFEDFAEAGVKTKIVKPKDSDILTKGRVMEIVTGVTRGESCSREKLNELVKAVKITMRSLEN, from the coding sequence ATGTTCGACCGGGAGACACAGGTTGTTGATTGCAGGCACGGCATGGGCCTTGGCAGAGGAGGAGGGCTCGCCCAGCGCGGGACTTTGTCCGAGACCGGAAGGGCCGATGTGATCGCCATAGCAATGAGTCCCGGAAGAAGGCACATCACAAAGCCGGTATGTGAGCTCACATACGGCATGCGTCGTGAAGAGATACAGGTCAGTGTAATGGTCCTGAACACGGGTTCAGGGGTTCCGGACACCAACATGGGCTCCGGTTCGTTCGGGATAAGTCCCGAAGAGATTGCACAGATCAACAGGCACAAGGTCGCGGTGATCCACACCGGTAATATAAGAGAGCACGTTGTAAGAAAGGTAAAGGCAATTCTGGAAGAAGCGAACGTTCCTGCAGTAGTTGTCTGCCAGACCCTCGTGGATTTTGAGGATTTTGCAGAGGCAGGAGTCAAGACAAAGATCGTAAAACCCAAAGATAGTGATATTCTGACAAAAGGAAGGGTTATGGAAATTGTGACAGGAGTTACACGAGGAGAATCATGTTCAAGGGAAAAACTGAACGAACTCGTGAAAGCTGTAAAGATCACAATGAGATCATTAGAGAATTAG
- the mcrD gene encoding methyl-coenzyme M reductase operon protein D: MSDPSTDTDYLQLEIYPGRLLNPDTAEALLNEIAELEGVIRFFVHGPRIPKTVPYGPATGETVNHPARRIIMVAGQEMDLEVSVGGIRLEVADADVKENVREICDRLLPFSYEFREGLFIPTTQTVTDYAKRGPDADPLLLGMTDPKGKLRNKPVCILKKKDSE; encoded by the coding sequence ATGTCAGACCCTTCAACAGATACAGATTACCTGCAGCTTGAAATATATCCGGGCAGGCTGTTAAACCCGGATACTGCCGAGGCACTGCTCAATGAGATCGCAGAGCTGGAAGGTGTTATCAGGTTCTTCGTCCACGGACCGAGGATACCCAAAACAGTACCCTACGGCCCTGCTACCGGCGAAACGGTGAATCATCCCGCAAGGAGGATTATCATGGTTGCCGGCCAGGAAATGGATCTTGAAGTGAGCGTAGGTGGTATTCGTCTGGAAGTCGCCGATGCCGATGTAAAGGAGAACGTCAGGGAAATCTGTGACCGGCTGCTTCCGTTCTCATATGAGTTCAGGGAAGGCCTTTTCATACCAACCACACAGACCGTAACCGACTACGCAAAACGCGGACCGGATGCGGATCCTCTCTTACTTGGAATGACCGATCCGAAGGGCAAACTGAGAAATAAGCCCGTATGTATCCTTAAAAAGAAAGACAGCGAGTGA
- the mcrA gene encoding coenzyme-B sulfoethylthiotransferase subunit alpha, which produces MANDRKKMFAKHMEIKFTKEHGNNKMEGGKITDMVGKYYRLGVDQNPRKVEMKKAGQEIAKKRGLVGYNPMMHCGGIPLGQRALTPSFISGTDMMVEIDDLHYVNNAAMQQMWDDIRRTVVVGMDLAHETLEKRLGIEVTPETINHYLETLNHALPGGAVVQEHMVETHPALVDDCYVKVFTGDDELADEIDKQFLIDINKTFPADQAATLKAAIGKTTWQAAHIPTVVSRVTDGAQTSRWMAMQVGMSFISAYSMCAGEAAVADLSYAAKHAGVLSMGEMLPARRARGPNEPGGISFGHFADIIQTSRVTPEDPANVALEVVGGGCMLYDQIWLGSYMSGGVGFTQYATAAYTNNILDDNLYYDVDYINDKYKDAAKTGKDNKVKATLDVVKDIATESTIYGLENYEKYPTTLEDHFGGSQRATSLSAAAGCATAIATGNGNAGLSAWYLSMYLHKEAHGRLGFFGYDLQDQCGATNVFSYQSDEGLAIELRGPNYPNYAMNVGHQGGYSGITSAAHAGRGDAFAVNPLIKVCFADELLPFDFTAPRKEFGRGALREFEPAGERSLIIPAK; this is translated from the coding sequence ATGGCAAATGACAGAAAGAAGATGTTTGCAAAGCACATGGAGATCAAGTTCACAAAGGAACACGGAAACAACAAAATGGAGGGTGGCAAGATCACCGATATGGTCGGTAAATACTACCGCCTTGGTGTTGACCAGAACCCCCGTAAAGTTGAAATGAAAAAGGCCGGTCAGGAGATCGCAAAGAAGAGAGGCCTCGTCGGTTACAACCCAATGATGCACTGCGGTGGTATCCCACTCGGTCAGAGAGCACTTACCCCGTCCTTCATCTCAGGCACTGACATGATGGTCGAGATCGATGACCTCCACTACGTCAACAACGCTGCAATGCAGCAGATGTGGGACGACATCAGGAGGACTGTGGTCGTCGGTATGGACCTTGCACACGAGACCCTTGAGAAGAGGCTCGGTATCGAGGTTACACCTGAAACCATCAACCACTACCTTGAGACCCTCAACCACGCACTCCCGGGAGGAGCAGTAGTTCAGGAACACATGGTCGAGACCCACCCGGCTCTCGTAGATGACTGTTACGTCAAGGTCTTCACCGGTGACGATGAGCTTGCAGATGAGATTGACAAGCAGTTCCTTATCGACATCAACAAGACCTTCCCTGCAGATCAGGCAGCAACCCTCAAGGCAGCAATCGGAAAGACAACCTGGCAGGCAGCCCACATCCCAACCGTCGTCAGCAGAGTAACCGACGGTGCACAGACCAGCAGGTGGATGGCCATGCAGGTCGGTATGTCCTTCATCTCCGCATACAGCATGTGTGCCGGTGAAGCAGCAGTAGCTGACCTTTCCTATGCAGCAAAGCACGCAGGTGTGCTCTCAATGGGTGAAATGCTCCCCGCAAGGCGCGCACGTGGTCCAAACGAGCCAGGAGGTATCTCCTTCGGTCACTTCGCGGACATCATCCAGACCAGCCGTGTAACACCTGAGGACCCGGCAAACGTAGCCCTCGAGGTAGTTGGCGGAGGATGCATGCTCTACGACCAGATCTGGCTCGGATCATACATGTCCGGTGGTGTCGGTTTCACACAGTACGCAACCGCAGCATACACCAACAACATCCTTGACGACAACCTCTACTACGATGTAGACTACATCAACGACAAGTACAAGGACGCAGCAAAGACCGGTAAGGACAACAAGGTCAAGGCAACCCTCGACGTTGTCAAGGACATCGCAACAGAATCCACCATCTACGGTCTTGAGAACTACGAGAAATACCCGACCACACTCGAGGACCATTTCGGAGGTTCCCAGAGGGCAACCAGCCTCTCCGCAGCAGCAGGCTGTGCAACTGCAATCGCAACCGGAAACGGAAATGCCGGTCTCTCCGCATGGTACCTCTCAATGTACCTGCACAAGGAAGCACACGGCCGTCTCGGATTCTTCGGTTACGACCTGCAGGACCAGTGTGGTGCAACCAACGTGTTCTCATACCAGTCAGACGAAGGTCTGGCAATCGAGCTCCGTGGACCAAACTACCCCAACTACGCAATGAACGTCGGACACCAGGGTGGATACTCCGGTATCACTTCCGCTGCACACGCAGGCCGTGGAGACGCATTCGCAGTCAACCCACTCATCAAGGTCTGTTTCGCAGACGAACTCCTGCCCTTTGACTTCACTGCTCCAAGGAAGGAATTCGGTAGGGGAGCTCTCAGAGAGTTCGAGCCTGCTGGTGAGAGATCACTCATCATCCCGGCAAAGTAA
- the mcrG gene encoding coenzyme-B sulfoethylthiotransferase subunit gamma, with the protein MAYKPQFYPGATSVAENRRKHMSGKVEKLRDISDDDLTLVLGHRAPGSDYPSTHPPLAEMGEPDDSIRQLVEATPGAKAGDRVRYVQFVDSMYNGPSVPYFRSYNAAINFRGVDPGTLSGRQVVEARERDMEQVAKFQLETEMTCPALSSLRGATVHGHSLRLPEDGVMFDMLDRARKEGNNIIMHKDQVGRPIDKKVNLGKPMSDAEAAKRTTIYRVDNVAFRDDKEVIEWVHRVFDQRTIYGFKPLNK; encoded by the coding sequence ATGGCATATAAACCCCAGTTTTATCCAGGAGCAACATCCGTTGCAGAAAACAGAAGGAAGCACATGTCAGGTAAAGTGGAGAAACTCAGAGACATCTCCGATGATGACCTGACACTCGTACTCGGGCACCGCGCACCGGGAAGTGACTACCCAAGCACCCACCCACCACTCGCAGAGATGGGTGAGCCGGATGATTCTATCAGGCAGCTTGTCGAAGCAACACCAGGAGCAAAGGCTGGTGACAGGGTAAGGTACGTACAGTTCGTTGACTCAATGTACAACGGTCCGTCAGTACCATACTTCAGATCCTACAACGCAGCAATCAACTTCAGAGGTGTCGACCCGGGAACACTCTCCGGTCGTCAGGTCGTTGAGGCACGTGAGAGGGACATGGAACAGGTTGCAAAGTTCCAGCTGGAAACAGAGATGACCTGCCCGGCACTGTCAAGCCTCAGGGGCGCAACAGTCCACGGTCACTCCCTGAGACTCCCTGAAGACGGCGTGATGTTCGACATGCTCGACAGGGCAAGGAAGGAAGGCAACAACATCATAATGCACAAGGACCAGGTAGGCAGGCCCATAGACAAGAAGGTCAACCTCGGCAAGCCAATGTCAGATGCAGAGGCCGCAAAGAGGACCACTATTTACCGTGTCGACAATGTCGCATTCAGAGATGACAAGGAAGTCATTGAGTGGGTCCACAGAGTATTCGACCAGAGAACCATCTACGGCTTCAAGCCTTTGAACAAATGA
- the htpX gene encoding zinc metalloprotease HtpX: MGNMLKTTLLLATLTGLLVIVGQMVGGTSGMIIAFIFAVIMNFGTYWYSDKIVLKMYRAQEVTAADHPQLYGIVQKLALRANLPMPKVYIVHTSMPNAFATGRNPQHAAVAATTGILSLLNAEELEGVLAHELAHVRNRDTLISAVAATIAGVITMIATWVKWAAIFGGLGGRDDEGSSNIIGFIALAVVAPIAATIIQLAISRSREFAADAEGARISQKPWALASALEKLEYGSAHYVERRGDVHASESTAHMFIVNPLKGSSLMNLFRTHPVTEERIKRLRAM; this comes from the coding sequence ATGGGGAACATGCTTAAGACAACGTTACTGCTGGCCACGCTTACAGGCTTACTGGTCATTGTCGGTCAGATGGTTGGCGGAACTTCAGGAATGATAATTGCCTTCATATTCGCAGTTATCATGAACTTTGGTACTTACTGGTACAGTGATAAGATAGTCCTCAAAATGTACCGCGCGCAGGAAGTGACAGCTGCGGACCATCCCCAGCTATACGGGATCGTGCAGAAGCTGGCACTCCGTGCAAACCTTCCCATGCCTAAGGTGTACATCGTCCACACATCAATGCCTAACGCATTTGCAACAGGAAGAAATCCCCAGCATGCAGCGGTAGCTGCAACCACAGGCATACTCAGCCTTCTCAATGCAGAAGAACTGGAAGGCGTGCTGGCACACGAACTGGCACATGTAAGGAATCGTGACACACTGATCAGTGCAGTTGCCGCAACCATAGCAGGTGTTATCACAATGATAGCTACCTGGGTGAAGTGGGCGGCCATTTTCGGTGGTCTCGGCGGAAGGGATGATGAAGGCAGCAGCAATATAATCGGATTCATCGCGCTGGCGGTCGTAGCACCCATTGCAGCCACAATAATCCAGCTTGCCATCTCACGATCAAGGGAGTTCGCCGCAGACGCTGAAGGAGCACGCATCTCACAGAAACCATGGGCGCTTGCAAGCGCGCTTGAGAAACTTGAGTACGGCTCTGCGCATTATGTGGAGAGGAGAGGGGATGTGCATGCATCCGAGAGCACTGCGCATATGTTCATAGTGAACCCGCTCAAGGGAAGCTCGCTTATGAACCTGTTCAGGACACACCCCGTGACCGAGGAGCGCATCAAGCGCCTCCGCGCAATGTAA